The proteins below are encoded in one region of Methanosarcina barkeri 3:
- a CDS encoding inorganic diphosphatase — translation MTERQVESVIVEIPKGSRNKFEYDKEKRLIKFDRMLSSSMVYPSDYGFFPDTLSLDGDPLDAMVLTWEPTFPGCVIDVYLVALFDMEDYKGRDQKILCVPKNDPMWNYIESVDQVPPHLFKEITHFFQTYKNLDKKQVKVIGWKNLETAITVLQEAKDRCAAQKK, via the coding sequence ATGACTGAAAGACAGGTCGAAAGCGTAATAGTTGAAATTCCAAAAGGGAGCCGAAACAAGTTCGAATATGATAAAGAAAAGAGACTGATTAAGTTCGATAGAATGCTTTCTTCTTCAATGGTATATCCCTCGGACTATGGTTTTTTCCCGGACACACTTTCCCTTGATGGCGACCCTTTAGATGCTATGGTTTTAACTTGGGAACCTACATTTCCGGGCTGTGTAATCGATGTATATCTTGTAGCATTATTTGACATGGAAGATTATAAAGGAAGAGATCAGAAGATCCTGTGCGTTCCTAAGAACGATCCGATGTGGAATTATATTGAGTCGGTAGACCAGGTTCCACCGCATTTATTTAAGGAAATTACTCACTTCTTCCAAACTTATAAGAATTTAGATAAAAAACAAGTGAAAGTTATTGGTTGGAAAAATCTGGAAACAGCAATCACTGTACTTCAGGAAGCTAAAGATCGATGTGCTGCACAGAAAAAATAA
- a CDS encoding DUF2117 family protein: protein MFLPSNGLKMKIGLVIHGPEVIDSGEAKRVFEKLSCVGKVEARLGGTMGKVAVLDAGLENIIDISRHEKPSACIESLFETSDFVCLLNRGKTIKTGKVFGEMVAFRLREPEIKPLVQIESPASTAGILRSLNKKAGEYGEYLKKLSEILGLPVESPLPLQSSRVQNSVFIDKCSAIGKIRVIRKLSGVFPGENILVNGIVIGKAFSSEVSIISENGFIVAIEGGEIKEHGLEKLHNYEKRDPIDLEKSWVKSGDLRRSNFSPLQGRKPNVHGKDSVFSSRPTACRVVIIDHAAEDTFELAANAEFVVTVGDDTTIIAGDILSRLGIPIIGITDGDCDRISCRTEIFPGSIVLRLAAGNDDILGKKLKQELLGGENSAVLEDIYAFKEDVIKLAEPLIEAVFEY from the coding sequence ATGTTTCTTCCGTCAAACGGGCTGAAAATGAAAATTGGTCTGGTAATCCACGGGCCCGAAGTTATTGATTCGGGAGAGGCGAAAAGAGTTTTTGAAAAGCTTTCCTGTGTAGGCAAAGTCGAGGCAAGGCTTGGAGGAACTATGGGAAAAGTAGCTGTTCTGGATGCCGGGCTTGAAAACATTATAGATATAAGCCGGCATGAGAAGCCGAGTGCCTGCATTGAATCTCTTTTCGAAACCTCAGACTTTGTATGTCTCCTCAACCGGGGAAAAACAATTAAAACCGGGAAGGTTTTTGGAGAAATGGTTGCTTTTCGGCTTCGAGAGCCGGAGATAAAGCCTCTTGTCCAGATCGAAAGCCCGGCAAGTACAGCTGGAATTTTGAGATCTCTCAATAAAAAAGCCGGAGAGTACGGAGAATATCTTAAGAAGCTTTCTGAGATTTTAGGACTTCCTGTGGAAAGTCCTTTGCCCCTTCAAAGTTCAAGAGTTCAAAATTCCGTTTTTATAGATAAGTGCTCTGCAATAGGTAAAATTCGGGTAATCCGCAAGCTTTCAGGCGTTTTTCCAGGAGAAAATATTCTGGTAAACGGAATCGTGATTGGGAAAGCCTTTTCTTCCGAAGTAAGCATAATCTCCGAAAACGGCTTTATTGTCGCAATCGAAGGGGGAGAAATAAAAGAGCACGGGCTTGAAAAACTCCATAATTATGAAAAAAGAGATCCCATTGACCTTGAAAAATCCTGGGTAAAAAGCGGCGACCTGAGAAGAAGCAATTTCTCTCCCCTGCAAGGCCGGAAACCGAACGTACACGGCAAAGACTCGGTTTTTTCTTCCAGACCAACCGCATGCAGAGTCGTGATTATAGACCATGCTGCAGAAGATACTTTTGAGTTAGCTGCCAATGCTGAATTCGTAGTTACCGTGGGAGATGACACCACAATAATAGCAGGCGATATTCTCTCCAGGCTCGGGATTCCTATTATCGGGATCACGGACGGAGACTGCGATAGGATCTCCTGCAGGACTGAAATTTTCCCGGGTTCTATCGTGCTCAGGCTGGCAGCGGGAAATGATGATATTCTGGGTAAAAAACTGAAGCAGGAGCTTTTAGGGGGAGAAAATTCTGCGGTTTTAGAAGATATATATGCTTTCAAAGAAGATGTGATTAAACTTGCAGAACCCTTGATTGAAGCTGTTTTTGAATACTGA
- a CDS encoding metal-dependent hydrolase: MAGVKITWLGHSAFLFEAEKKLLIDPFISGNPLAPCSPEELDPDIIAVTHGHRDHLGDTIEIGKRTGCRIISVHEVANYIKSKGVFAEGMGKGGTVNVEGIKLTMTEALHSSSIDASGFSFDGGSPAGFIIRINGYSIYHAGDTGVFGDMQLISELYEPELALLPIGDKFTMGIREATKAVELIQPKIVVPMHYNTFDVIIQDPLKFKQTVESKTNTKVIIMQPGQSIEL, translated from the coding sequence ATGGCTGGCGTAAAAATTACCTGGCTCGGACATTCAGCTTTTTTGTTCGAAGCCGAAAAGAAATTGTTAATCGATCCTTTTATTTCTGGGAATCCACTGGCTCCGTGCAGCCCTGAAGAACTGGACCCTGACATAATAGCTGTCACTCACGGGCATCGTGATCACCTTGGAGATACGATCGAGATCGGAAAACGGACCGGATGCCGAATAATCTCAGTTCATGAGGTTGCAAACTATATAAAATCGAAAGGAGTTTTTGCAGAGGGCATGGGCAAGGGCGGTACAGTAAATGTAGAGGGTATAAAGTTAACCATGACTGAAGCACTCCATTCCTCTTCAATCGATGCCTCGGGTTTTAGTTTTGATGGAGGCTCCCCTGCAGGTTTTATTATCCGAATCAACGGCTATTCAATCTACCATGCCGGAGACACCGGAGTATTCGGGGATATGCAGCTCATAAGTGAACTCTATGAACCTGAACTGGCCCTCCTGCCTATAGGCGACAAATTTACAATGGGCATAAGAGAAGCTACAAAAGCAGTAGAACTAATTCAGCCCAAAATTGTGGTTCCAATGCACTATAACACCTTTGATGTAATCATCCAGGACCCTCTAAAATTCAAACAGACCGTAGAATCAAAAACTAATACAAAAGTTATCATCATGCAGCCAGGCCAGTCAATTGAACTCTAA
- a CDS encoding DUF190 domain-containing protein produces MKTDRVEGCEENCMKSESTAILLRIFIGESDHYKGKPLYMYIVEMLKAEGIAGATVFRGIAGFGKHSRIHTTSILRLSTDMPILIEVSDLEENIERIRPKLDEVINQGLITEEKVKIVFYGSDKNK; encoded by the coding sequence ATGAAAACGGATAGAGTGGAAGGTTGTGAGGAAAATTGCATGAAGAGTGAGTCTACAGCCATATTGTTAAGGATATTTATTGGGGAGTCTGATCACTACAAAGGTAAGCCTTTGTACATGTATATTGTTGAAATGCTAAAAGCTGAAGGTATAGCCGGAGCTACTGTTTTTAGGGGTATTGCTGGCTTTGGAAAACATAGCCGCATTCATACAACTTCTATATTACGTCTATCAACTGATATGCCAATACTCATTGAAGTTTCTGATCTTGAAGAAAATATAGAGAGAATCAGACCAAAATTAGATGAGGTAATTAACCAAGGGTTGATCACAGAAGAAAAAGTTAAAATTGTATTTTATGGCAGTGATAAAAATAAGTAA
- the crcB gene encoding fluoride efflux transporter CrcB: MYTILLVGIGGFIGATLRYVLGGWIQNSFVSFPVGTLTINTIGSFFLGLIMYLSEYQGLFSNQTRIFLTIGILGAFTTLSTFGYESFRLLDDSKLMLMAINVVSTVLFSMMAVYLGKIVALSVSSYLLGGMK; this comes from the coding sequence GTGTATACTATTTTATTGGTAGGTATAGGCGGCTTCATAGGTGCTACCTTGAGATATGTGTTAGGTGGGTGGATTCAAAACAGTTTTGTCAGTTTTCCGGTGGGTACGTTAACCATAAATACAATCGGAAGTTTCTTTTTAGGTTTAATAATGTACCTTTCCGAATACCAGGGCCTGTTTAGTAACCAAACCAGAATATTTCTGACAATAGGTATTTTAGGAGCTTTTACGACATTATCAACGTTTGGTTACGAATCATTCCGGTTGCTTGATGACTCAAAATTAATGCTTATGGCGATAAATGTAGTATCAACAGTATTATTTTCCATGATGGCTGTATATTTAGGTAAGATTGTAGCTCTAAGTGTTAGCTCTTACCTATTGGGAGGAATGAAATGA